From a single Candidatus Hydrogenedentota bacterium genomic region:
- a CDS encoding glycosyltransferase family 4 protein, which produces MRVLHLFSNAKWTGPAEPALNLCVALRARGVDAAFACSPDAGANINKVVETARDRGIEPILDLWLTKHNHPFKNLLDRRALSRLLRDNRCDLVHCHLDNDHRIAAGPARAAGIPLVRSSYYGLGFPNDRRHARLAARTTCLVEPSQAALENDAETFGFPRERMRVVPGAVDVARFDPARETPDGRRRLNLGPDGFVLGIVARLQTHRHYEDLFEAMYLLVHELPHARLVVVGRGSRQEQVGFEPVQRLNLEHCVHFTGFLDGEDYVGMLRAFDAGVFLTPGSDGTCRAVREMMAMGKPVVAVRRGMLREIVTHERDGLVVDGSVQALHEAFVRLGQHRDLRHALGRAARDTAVTRYSLEAQSAAIADCYAAVLDRSGLATAT; this is translated from the coding sequence ATGAGAGTGCTTCACCTGTTCAGCAACGCCAAGTGGACAGGGCCTGCCGAACCGGCCCTGAACCTGTGCGTGGCCCTGCGCGCGCGCGGCGTGGACGCAGCGTTCGCGTGCAGCCCCGACGCGGGCGCGAACATCAACAAGGTCGTCGAGACTGCGCGCGACCGGGGCATCGAGCCCATCCTTGACCTGTGGCTCACCAAACACAATCACCCGTTCAAGAACCTGCTGGACCGCCGCGCTTTGTCGCGGCTGCTGCGCGACAATCGTTGCGATTTGGTGCATTGCCATCTGGACAACGACCACCGGATCGCGGCCGGCCCTGCGCGCGCGGCGGGCATACCCCTGGTGCGTTCCAGTTACTACGGTCTGGGCTTCCCGAACGACAGGCGGCACGCGCGTCTGGCGGCGCGGACCACATGCCTGGTCGAGCCGTCACAGGCGGCGCTCGAAAACGACGCCGAGACCTTCGGGTTCCCCCGCGAACGGATGCGGGTCGTGCCCGGCGCGGTCGATGTTGCGCGTTTTGACCCGGCCCGCGAAACCCCCGATGGCCGCCGCCGGCTCAACCTGGGGCCGGACGGCTTCGTCCTCGGCATTGTCGCCCGGCTTCAGACACACCGGCACTACGAAGACCTCTTCGAAGCCATGTATCTGCTCGTACACGAACTCCCCCACGCGCGGCTCGTTGTAGTCGGCCGCGGCTCCCGCCAGGAACAGGTCGGATTCGAGCCGGTCCAGCGCCTGAACCTGGAGCACTGCGTCCATTTCACTGGATTCCTCGACGGCGAAGACTACGTGGGCATGTTGCGCGCCTTTGACGCGGGCGTATTCCTCACCCCCGGCAGCGACGGCACGTGCCGGGCCGTGCGCGAAATGATGGCTATGGGCAAGCCGGTCGTCGCGGTCCGCCGCGGCATGCTCCGGGAGATCGTCACGCACGAGCGGGACGGCCTCGTAGTGGACGGCTCCGTGCAGGCGCTGCACGAGGCGTTCGTGCGGCTGGGACAGCACCGCGACTTGCGGCACGCGCTGGGCCGCGCCGCGCGCGACACCGCCGTGACCCGGTATTCACTCGAAGCGCAGAGCGCCGCCATCGCCGACTGCTACGCGGCGGTACTGGACCGCTCAGGCCTCGCCACTGCCACATAG
- a CDS encoding ATP-binding cassette domain-containing protein, producing the protein MIKAKGLTMHYGPVVALNDVSFEVRRGEIVGLLGPNGAGKSTAMKILTTYLYPTRGTAEVAGMDVLKEPLKVRRSIGYLPEILPLYLDMEVRSYLRFVANARGLTGARLRERTEAVIDACGLRPMFRKVIRELSKGFKQRTALAQALIHDPEVIILDEPTSGLDPHQILEIRHLINALAKDKTVILSTHILQEVEATADRIVIISQGRIVGDGTIDELRSRAKRVERFNLSVTGQPAAEVERLLSGINGVTQVKAVVEDQASSAAAFTLYARLGASPWPEINALVREKRWELRELRENPPTLEETFLALTEGQAQSTGNN; encoded by the coding sequence ATGATTAAGGCGAAAGGTCTGACGATGCATTACGGTCCCGTGGTCGCCTTGAACGATGTGTCGTTCGAGGTGCGCCGCGGCGAGATCGTCGGGTTGCTGGGCCCGAACGGGGCCGGCAAGTCGACCGCAATGAAGATCCTGACAACGTATCTGTATCCGACGCGCGGCACGGCGGAGGTCGCGGGAATGGACGTGCTGAAGGAGCCGCTGAAAGTGCGGCGCAGCATCGGCTATTTGCCCGAGATACTGCCACTCTATCTGGACATGGAGGTCCGGTCCTACCTGCGCTTTGTCGCGAACGCGCGCGGGTTGACCGGCGCGCGCCTCAGAGAGCGGACCGAGGCGGTGATTGACGCGTGCGGGCTGCGCCCCATGTTCCGGAAGGTCATTCGCGAGCTCTCGAAAGGGTTCAAGCAACGCACCGCACTCGCTCAGGCACTCATCCATGACCCTGAAGTCATTATTCTGGACGAACCGACCTCGGGTCTCGACCCGCATCAGATACTTGAAATCCGCCACCTCATCAATGCCCTGGCCAAGGACAAGACGGTTATCCTCTCGACGCACATCCTGCAGGAAGTCGAGGCAACCGCCGACCGTATCGTGATCATCAGCCAAGGCCGCATCGTTGGCGACGGCACCATCGACGAACTGCGGAGCCGCGCCAAGCGCGTCGAGCGCTTCAACCTCTCCGTCACGGGCCAGCCCGCCGCCGAGGTCGAGCGGCTGCTCTCCGGCATCAACGGTGTAACGCAGGTGAAGGCGGTCGTGGAAGACCAGGCGTCCTCCGCGGCCGCGTTCACCTTGTATGCGCGGCTGGGCGCGTCGCCGTGGCCGGAAATCAACGCGCTGGTGCGTGAAAAGCGCTGGGAACTTCGGGAATTGCGGGAAAACCCGCCGACGCTCGAGGAAACCTTCCTGGCCCTGACCGAGGGGCAAGCCCAATCCACGGGCAACAATTGA
- a CDS encoding DUF4340 domain-containing protein: MNSKTLIILALVLAVLIALVVVKQGRQQQPSIIEQAGLVPLAPQGLDAASVVKLEVYQGGTPDTKVTLERDNPEAPWRVTSHFNAPATADTVREYLTSFLSMQGETRDEAAPDERLARYELKDDQAFHVTAFKAGSDAPAYHVLVGKSEGMSTSFVRLAGQTTVYSESTDLRRDAGVYQATEAPTASKWLDKVVTKTEEGKEITRLAFTLPDKQLVFERRAKAQPETVAPETGTEQPAAEGNTAEISASSESETPAAAGADASKPVEYEWVLASGGPGTPHKDANLQSILSRFKNLTARDIVDPAKKAEYGLDAPQYRAEITIDDGKTVVLEGSRPNKTGNGYVRVAGAAQEILYELDSYTFEQVFPKCGQLFDLPKFGDTLKLEDLSRIVVSQADGSNVVVEKIDGTWKVIEPAVDLKTQDTTLSTLASTLLSWTAADYADATTDVGAFGQTVTITAGGQTRSFSVAGDSKSIDGVYARVGDAGPVLVMSRADSKKLLLTPRDVYQLTVLSLVENDVQRLQLRIGEKSLALEKAGDAWQTTLDGAARTVEAGTVSSLVTRVATFQADDLRLGVTQLEGAPFAEFQVTMKDGAAHALTFGAEQDGKHLMMVSGKAFGFSAKKSDLDQIGGMIDTVQAQLSAPAAPATAETPPAAEAAPAAPEAAPAPEAAPAVEAAPAPEAAPAVEAAPAAEAAPAETPAEAVVTPPPTLLPVETPGAAPAETPAQVQVIPAPVEAPAAPPAAPEAPAAATPQ; encoded by the coding sequence ATGAACAGCAAAACGCTCATCATATTGGCGCTGGTGCTTGCGGTGCTCATCGCGCTGGTTGTGGTCAAGCAGGGCCGCCAGCAGCAACCCAGCATCATCGAACAGGCGGGACTTGTCCCGTTGGCGCCCCAGGGACTCGATGCCGCCAGCGTGGTCAAGCTCGAAGTATATCAGGGCGGCACGCCCGACACGAAAGTCACTCTCGAACGCGACAACCCGGAGGCGCCCTGGCGCGTGACAAGTCATTTCAACGCGCCCGCCACGGCCGATACTGTGCGTGAATACCTGACCTCCTTCCTGAGCATGCAGGGCGAGACGCGCGATGAAGCCGCGCCGGACGAACGCCTGGCCAGGTATGAGCTCAAGGACGACCAGGCGTTTCATGTCACGGCGTTCAAGGCCGGCAGCGATGCCCCCGCCTATCATGTGCTGGTCGGCAAATCCGAGGGCATGTCCACCAGTTTCGTCCGGCTCGCTGGACAGACAACCGTGTATAGCGAGAGTACGGACCTGCGGCGCGACGCGGGCGTCTATCAAGCCACGGAAGCGCCGACGGCCAGCAAGTGGCTCGACAAGGTGGTCACCAAGACCGAAGAGGGCAAGGAGATCACGCGCCTCGCGTTCACCCTCCCGGATAAGCAGCTGGTCTTCGAACGCCGCGCCAAGGCACAGCCCGAAACCGTCGCGCCGGAAACGGGCACAGAACAACCCGCGGCGGAGGGCAACACGGCTGAAATCTCCGCTTCCTCAGAATCGGAGACGCCGGCTGCCGCCGGGGCGGATGCGAGCAAACCGGTCGAGTATGAATGGGTTCTGGCTTCGGGCGGTCCGGGCACGCCGCACAAGGATGCCAATCTTCAGAGTATCCTGAGCCGCTTCAAGAACCTGACGGCACGCGATATCGTCGACCCGGCCAAGAAAGCGGAATACGGCCTCGATGCGCCCCAGTATCGCGCGGAGATCACGATCGACGACGGCAAGACGGTGGTCCTCGAGGGCTCGCGCCCGAACAAGACCGGGAACGGCTACGTGCGCGTGGCCGGGGCCGCGCAGGAAATCCTCTACGAACTCGATTCGTATACCTTCGAGCAGGTCTTCCCGAAATGCGGGCAATTGTTTGACCTGCCAAAATTCGGCGATACCCTGAAACTCGAGGATCTCAGCCGCATCGTTGTCAGCCAGGCAGACGGCAGCAACGTCGTCGTTGAAAAGATTGACGGCACGTGGAAGGTCATCGAACCCGCGGTCGACTTGAAGACCCAGGATACGACCCTGAGCACGCTCGCCTCCACGCTCCTGAGCTGGACCGCCGCGGACTACGCCGACGCCACCACGGACGTGGGCGCCTTTGGACAGACCGTGACCATCACGGCAGGCGGCCAGACGCGGTCCTTCAGCGTGGCGGGCGACTCGAAATCCATCGACGGCGTATATGCCAGGGTCGGCGACGCGGGGCCGGTCCTCGTGATGAGCCGCGCCGACTCGAAAAAGCTGCTCTTGACGCCGCGCGATGTGTACCAGCTGACCGTATTGAGCCTGGTGGAGAACGACGTCCAGAGACTGCAGCTGCGCATCGGCGAGAAGTCGCTCGCGCTCGAAAAAGCCGGTGACGCTTGGCAAACGACGCTAGACGGCGCGGCGCGGACAGTCGAGGCCGGCACGGTCTCGAGCCTGGTCACCCGGGTAGCCACGTTCCAGGCCGACGACTTGCGCCTCGGCGTAACGCAGCTTGAGGGCGCGCCCTTCGCCGAGTTCCAGGTCACCATGAAAGACGGCGCGGCGCACGCGCTGACCTTTGGCGCCGAGCAGGACGGCAAACATCTCATGATGGTGAGCGGCAAGGCCTTCGGGTTCAGCGCCAAGAAAAGCGACTTGGACCAGATTGGCGGCATGATAGACACGGTCCAGGCGCAGTTGAGCGCGCCTGCGGCCCCGGCCACGGCGGAAACGCCGCCAGCCGCTGAGGCTGCACCCGCAGCGCCGGAAGCCGCGCCGGCCCCTGAGGCAGCGCCCGCGGTTGAAGCCGCGCCGGCCCCTGAGGCAGCGCCTGCGGTTGAAGCCGCGCCGGCAGCGGAAGCGGCGCCGGCAGAAACGCCTGCCGAGGCCGTGGTCACGCCGCCCCCGACGTTGCTGCCCGTGGAAACGCCCGGCGCGGCGCCTGCGGAAACACCCGCACAAGTGCAAGTGATCCCCGCGCCTGTTGAGGCGCCCGCGGCGCCCCCGGCTGCGCCTGAAGCGCCCGCGGCCGCGACCCCGCAATAG
- a CDS encoding NTP transferase domain-containing protein has protein sequence MAPYQGVILAAGHGSRMGPFGERVPKPIAPICNKPLLACQIDHLRGLGIDDIIIVIGHLGHVITQMLGDGRDYGVRLRYVEQEQRLGLAHAVGQLERHVDRPFVLFLGDIFFHVTDLRLMVQEFERHEAAAVLAVKEENDVEAIKKNFSVHLGPDGAVRRVIEKPRHVTNNLKGCGLYLFDMRIFDAIRRTPRTAMRDEYELTDSVQILIDYEYPVRVAPVVAWDMNITYIGDLIACCVYELRRRGLTSLVGNHCTIADGVTLTDTVVGDNVAINVPMSLERCVVLSGLTLTESRRYTDIVFTPDATLEALPPPRASR, from the coding sequence ATGGCCCCATATCAGGGTGTAATTCTCGCGGCGGGACACGGCTCGCGCATGGGCCCCTTCGGCGAACGCGTGCCGAAGCCCATCGCGCCCATATGCAATAAGCCGTTGCTCGCCTGCCAAATAGACCACCTGCGCGGCTTGGGCATAGACGATATCATTATTGTCATTGGCCATTTGGGCCACGTGATTACACAGATGCTGGGCGACGGGCGGGACTACGGCGTGCGGTTGCGCTACGTTGAGCAAGAGCAGCGGCTGGGTCTCGCGCACGCCGTCGGGCAACTCGAGCGGCACGTGGACCGGCCCTTCGTTCTATTCCTCGGCGACATCTTTTTTCACGTGACGGACTTGCGCCTCATGGTCCAGGAATTCGAGCGGCACGAGGCGGCGGCCGTACTCGCTGTCAAGGAAGAAAACGATGTCGAAGCGATTAAGAAGAACTTCAGCGTCCACCTGGGGCCGGACGGCGCCGTCCGCCGTGTGATTGAGAAGCCGCGTCACGTCACCAACAATCTGAAAGGGTGCGGGCTCTACCTTTTCGACATGCGCATCTTCGACGCAATTCGCCGCACGCCGCGCACCGCCATGCGCGATGAATACGAACTCACCGACTCGGTCCAAATCCTGATCGACTACGAATACCCGGTGCGCGTTGCGCCGGTCGTCGCGTGGGACATGAACATCACGTACATCGGCGACCTGATTGCGTGCTGCGTGTACGAGTTGCGGCGGCGGGGTCTGACCTCGCTGGTGGGGAATCACTGCACCATTGCAGACGGCGTCACGCTCACGGATACGGTGGTCGGCGACAACGTCGCGATAAACGTCCCGATGTCGCTGGAACGCTGTGTCGTCCTCTCAGGTCTCACCCTGACCGAGTCGCGCCGTTACACGGATATCGTCTTTACACCGGACGCGACCCTTGAAGCGTTGCCGCCCCCGCGCGCTTCCCGCTAG
- a CDS encoding Gldg family protein — protein MRNTITVFRRDLAAYFTSPIAYIYMMVFVTLNVWLYVTGLFSGPVIAIDMSPFFDYIPLVLCVFVPAVTMRMWAEERKENTWEMLLTFPMRAHELVLGKYFAAIVFFGLTLVATITVPAMLAWLGNPDWGVILGGYLGTAFVGAMFFALGIFFSGFFKDQIIAFVITLLACFIMFLCGTDFIAGYLDNKIAGFGTLLMSLLGVFTHFTPFTRGVVDVVDLVYFVGWSAIFLGLNMLYIDGRSRPKAKLNFAVVTLLCAAIGMLLNWLAAGSSLKRFDLTEDRINTVAEASTEILHGLDSKVTATLYITPRDKMPTELKRLEESILDRLEELRLASNGNLQYKTVYLEAENLISAMSSQFAPEEDKDEEKTEEKKVEERMLEKGITPIAYAGSTGVQATQAMIYASLGIAYADKPEEIIPAVVPQRRGERLPPDFEYRLISTIYKLQRATTPVIALVAPDTAFNVDPQQRAMMESMGQRMPPQFYEDPFADLEQLLRQFKYEVRRVALTKEEPLPDEYDTLVVVNPRSLNERQQWEIGRALRAGKTVVMAVQNYTWNYDVSRQGRLNLSRGEETPQANPLLENYGVTVSEDLLLDESRLPLTYMFGNGTLQRFDTPLQIFVQSETMDQKSPITDNLPGLLYLWGTALNLNTEKLKELGLQSQVLMSSSGRSWTIPASAMGENMRFDPPDSGSMQSFPLLAEISGQFPDAFAGKERPAWPETPPDPSRPVPPPEPEEEGPAPDVTPKPGRLILIGCSQAFQKNNLNDMNAEFFLKMVDTATLSKQVAELRSRVPMPRTVRKPENADDPKYRAYVVWQVVNYGLANLLIAGAGFAFALVRHSSRNAYTMKYASAPK, from the coding sequence ATGCGCAACACAATCACGGTATTCCGTCGCGACCTGGCGGCGTACTTTACATCGCCCATCGCGTACATCTACATGATGGTATTCGTGACGCTGAACGTGTGGCTCTATGTGACGGGCCTGTTCAGCGGCCCCGTAATCGCCATCGACATGAGTCCTTTCTTCGATTACATTCCGCTCGTGCTGTGCGTTTTCGTGCCCGCGGTCACGATGCGGATGTGGGCGGAGGAGCGCAAGGAAAACACCTGGGAAATGCTGCTCACCTTTCCCATGCGCGCCCATGAACTGGTATTGGGCAAGTACTTCGCCGCGATCGTGTTTTTCGGCCTGACGCTCGTGGCGACCATCACCGTGCCGGCCATGCTCGCGTGGCTGGGCAACCCGGACTGGGGCGTCATCCTGGGCGGCTACCTGGGCACGGCGTTTGTCGGCGCAATGTTCTTTGCGCTCGGCATTTTCTTTTCCGGCTTCTTCAAAGACCAGATCATCGCGTTCGTCATCACGCTGCTGGCCTGCTTCATCATGTTCCTGTGCGGCACCGATTTCATCGCGGGCTACCTGGACAACAAGATCGCGGGATTCGGCACACTGCTGATGAGCCTGCTGGGCGTTTTCACCCATTTCACGCCGTTCACCCGCGGCGTCGTGGATGTCGTTGACCTGGTCTATTTCGTGGGCTGGTCGGCGATCTTCCTCGGGCTGAACATGCTGTACATAGACGGCCGCAGCCGCCCGAAGGCGAAGCTGAATTTCGCCGTTGTCACCCTACTGTGCGCCGCCATCGGCATGCTCTTGAACTGGCTGGCGGCGGGCAGCAGCCTGAAGCGCTTCGACCTTACCGAGGACAGGATTAACACCGTGGCGGAAGCATCGACGGAAATCCTCCATGGCCTGGATTCGAAAGTCACTGCGACGCTGTATATCACGCCGCGCGATAAGATGCCCACGGAGCTGAAACGGTTGGAAGAGAGCATTCTCGACCGGCTCGAAGAACTGCGCTTGGCATCCAACGGCAACTTGCAGTACAAGACGGTCTACCTTGAGGCGGAAAACCTGATCTCGGCCATGTCCTCGCAATTTGCGCCGGAGGAGGACAAGGACGAGGAGAAGACCGAGGAGAAGAAGGTCGAGGAACGGATGCTCGAGAAGGGCATTACTCCAATCGCCTACGCGGGCAGCACGGGCGTGCAGGCGACCCAGGCGATGATATATGCCAGCCTGGGCATCGCATACGCCGACAAGCCGGAGGAAATCATCCCCGCGGTCGTGCCGCAGCGCCGCGGCGAACGGCTGCCCCCCGATTTCGAATACCGGCTCATCAGCACGATCTACAAGCTGCAGCGCGCCACGACGCCGGTCATTGCGCTCGTCGCGCCGGATACGGCGTTCAACGTCGACCCGCAGCAGCGCGCCATGATGGAGTCGATGGGGCAGCGGATGCCCCCGCAGTTCTACGAGGACCCGTTCGCGGACCTGGAGCAATTGCTGCGCCAGTTCAAGTATGAAGTGCGCCGCGTCGCCCTGACCAAGGAAGAACCGCTGCCGGATGAGTATGACACACTGGTCGTGGTGAACCCCCGTTCGCTGAACGAACGCCAGCAATGGGAAATCGGCCGCGCGCTGCGCGCGGGCAAGACGGTCGTCATGGCCGTGCAGAACTACACCTGGAATTACGACGTCTCGCGTCAGGGACGCCTCAATCTCTCGCGCGGCGAAGAGACGCCGCAAGCAAACCCGCTGCTTGAAAATTATGGCGTGACGGTGAGCGAAGACTTGCTGCTGGACGAAAGCCGGCTGCCGCTCACCTACATGTTCGGCAACGGGACGCTGCAGCGCTTCGACACGCCGCTGCAGATCTTCGTGCAGTCGGAGACGATGGACCAGAAGAGCCCGATCACCGACAACCTGCCGGGGCTCCTGTATCTCTGGGGCACCGCCCTGAACTTGAATACGGAGAAGCTAAAGGAGCTGGGCCTGCAGTCGCAGGTGCTCATGTCTTCCAGCGGACGATCCTGGACCATCCCGGCGTCCGCGATGGGCGAGAACATGCGCTTCGACCCCCCGGATTCCGGGTCGATGCAGAGCTTTCCCTTGCTGGCCGAAATCAGCGGCCAGTTCCCGGATGCTTTCGCGGGCAAGGAGCGCCCTGCGTGGCCGGAGACGCCGCCGGACCCGTCGCGCCCGGTGCCGCCGCCCGAGCCCGAGGAGGAGGGGCCCGCGCCGGACGTGACGCCAAAACCGGGCCGGCTGATCCTGATAGGGTGCTCGCAGGCCTTCCAGAAGAACAATCTGAACGACATGAACGCCGAGTTCTTCCTGAAAATGGTCGATACGGCCACGCTGTCGAAGCAGGTCGCGGAGCTGCGCTCGCGCGTGCCCATGCCGCGCACGGTCCGCAAACCGGAAAACGCGGACGATCCGAAGTACCGCGCCTACGTGGTCTGGCAGGTCGTGAATTACGGTCTGGCGAACCTCTTGATAGCCGGCGCTGGTTTCGCTTTCGCGCTGGTCCGTCACAGTTCGCGTAATGCATACACGATGAAGTATGCATCGGCGCCGAAGTGA
- a CDS encoding DUF5610 domain-containing protein — MVNAIQSLPADALRPNSLPAPGAVSRPKKATGVSGDALELSVGKARSTGEVLDLVRERAYEKLRGVVNDARAALGIPEGAALDTSPEATADRIVNFALSFFSKYAENHNLADDEDGRRQFAEFIGGAIGQGIQEARDILQGLQVLSPDADNLIESTASIIQQRLDDFVAKGL; from the coding sequence ATGGTGAACGCAATCCAATCTCTGCCTGCCGATGCCCTGCGTCCGAACAGTCTACCGGCGCCAGGGGCGGTATCCCGGCCCAAAAAGGCCACCGGAGTTTCGGGCGACGCGCTCGAGCTGAGCGTGGGAAAGGCCCGGTCCACCGGCGAAGTGCTGGACCTCGTGCGCGAGCGGGCCTACGAGAAGCTCCGCGGCGTCGTGAATGACGCGCGCGCCGCGCTCGGCATTCCCGAAGGGGCGGCACTTGACACGTCGCCGGAGGCAACCGCGGACCGCATCGTGAATTTTGCATTGAGCTTCTTCTCGAAGTACGCGGAGAATCACAACCTGGCCGATGACGAGGACGGACGCCGCCAGTTCGCGGAATTCATTGGGGGCGCCATTGGCCAAGGTATTCAGGAAGCGCGGGATATCCTCCAGGGACTGCAGGTGCTGTCGCCGGACGCGGACAACCTTATAGAGAGCACGGCGTCCATTATCCAGCAGCGTCTCGACGATTTCGTAGCGAAGGGTCTCTGA